The Pseudomonas berkeleyensis genome includes a region encoding these proteins:
- a CDS encoding F0F1 ATP synthase subunit delta encodes MAELTTLARPYAKAAFEHAQAHQQLANWSAMLGLAAAVSLDDTMQRVLKAPRLTSTEKATAFIEVCGDKFDAKVQNFIHVVAENDRLALLPDIFALFELYKAEQEKSIDVDVTSAFALSDEQQDKLAKVLSARLGREVRLHAAEDATLIGGVLIRAGDLVIDGSVRGKLAKLAEALKS; translated from the coding sequence ATGGCAGAACTGACCACGCTGGCCCGACCTTACGCTAAGGCTGCTTTCGAGCACGCACAGGCTCACCAGCAGCTGGCCAATTGGTCAGCCATGCTCGGCCTGGCTGCGGCGGTGTCGCTCGACGACACCATGCAGCGCGTGCTCAAGGCCCCGCGTCTGACGAGTACAGAAAAGGCCACCGCCTTCATTGAGGTGTGTGGTGACAAGTTCGATGCCAAGGTGCAGAACTTCATCCATGTCGTCGCCGAGAACGACCGTCTGGCCCTGTTGCCGGACATCTTCGCCCTGTTCGAGCTGTACAAGGCCGAGCAGGAGAAGTCGATCGACGTGGATGTAACAAGCGCCTTCGCATTGAGCGACGAACAGCAAGACAAACTCGCCAAGGTTCTCAGTGCACGGCTCGGCCGAGAAGTGCGTCTGCACGCCGCGGAAGATGCCACCTTGATTGGTGGTGTACTGATTCGCGCCGGCGACCTGGTTATCGATGGCTCAGTTCGCGGCAAACTCGCGAAGCTGGCCGAAGCATTGAAATCTTGA
- a CDS encoding F0F1 ATP synthase subunit B → MNINATLIGQSVAFFIFVLFCMKFVWPPVITALQERQKKIADGLDAANRAARDLELAHEKVAQQLREAKGQAAEIIEQAKKRATQIVDEARDQARGEADRVKAQAQAEIEQEINGIKDALRAQVGSLAVSGAEKILGASIDQNAHAELVNKLAAEI, encoded by the coding sequence GTGAACATTAATGCAACCCTGATTGGCCAGTCCGTTGCCTTCTTCATCTTCGTGCTGTTCTGCATGAAGTTCGTATGGCCTCCGGTCATTACGGCTTTGCAGGAACGTCAGAAGAAGATCGCAGACGGCTTGGACGCTGCCAACCGCGCGGCTCGTGATCTGGAGCTGGCCCACGAAAAAGTGGCCCAGCAACTTCGCGAAGCCAAAGGTCAGGCCGCCGAAATCATTGAGCAAGCCAAAAAACGCGCGACTCAGATCGTCGACGAAGCCCGTGATCAGGCTCGTGGCGAAGCGGATCGTGTGAAGGCTCAGGCTCAGGCCGAGATCGAACAGGAAATCAACGGCATCAAAGACGCCCTGCGCGCCCAAGTGGGCAGCCTGGCAGTCAGCGGCGCCGAGAAGATCCTGGGCGCATCCATCGACCAAAACGCGCATGCGGAGCTGGTTAACAAACTGGCAGCCGAAATTTAA
- the atpE gene encoding F0F1 ATP synthase subunit C, translating into METVVGLTAIAVALLIGLGALGTAIGFGLLGGKFLEGAARQPEMVPMLQVKMFIVAGLLDAVTMIGVGIALFFTFANPFVGQIAG; encoded by the coding sequence ATGGAAACTGTAGTTGGTTTGACCGCTATCGCCGTTGCACTGCTGATCGGCCTGGGTGCCCTGGGTACCGCCATCGGTTTCGGTCTGCTGGGTGGTAAGTTCCTGGAAGGCGCTGCGCGTCAGCCGGAAATGGTTCCGATGCTGCAAGTTAAAATGTTCATCGTCGCCGGTCTGCTGGACGCCGTGACCATGATCGGTGTTGGTATCGCACTGTTCTTCACCTTCGCGAACCCCTTCGTTGGTCAAATCGCAGGCTAA